In Rissa tridactyla isolate bRisTri1 chromosome 23, bRisTri1.patW.cur.20221130, whole genome shotgun sequence, the following are encoded in one genomic region:
- the CTXND2 gene encoding cortexin domain containing 2 produces MENATVPPAVDVDKGFAMAFVVLMCLFLLAMMVRCAKLIVDPYSAIPTSTWEEEQIN; encoded by the coding sequence ATGGAGAACGCCACGGTGCCGCCGGCAGTCGATGTGGACAAGGGCTTCGCCATGGCCTTCGTGGTGCTCATGTGCCTCTTCCTCCTGGCCATGATGGTGCGGTGCGCCAAGCTCATCGTGGATCCCTACAGCGCCATCCCCACCTCCAcctgggaagaggagcagatcAACTGA